The DNA segment ATCGGCGCCCGATGGCCAGGGTCAGGCCATGCGCAGCCAGGGCAGTCAAAGCCTTTGACCTGATTCATTTTGAACATCGCGATAATATCGCGCGTGACGGCCTTTTGGGAAAACACCGACGCAGAGACCGCCTTCACGGCTCCCCAGCCGCCCGCCGGGCCCTGATAACCGCTTACTCCTGGAACACCATTTTTCATTGTTACTGCTTATTCACTGCCAATTTTTAATGGCGAGTACGGTAACAATTTCCGTCTGATATTGATTTCCTCTTGATGGAGTACAGGCGGGCTACAATTAACGAGTTATATTGTGTTCCCCTTCCAGCGAAAAAACCGGCGCTTAATGTCCCAATCTGTTAAACCGCATGGCCTCCGACTGCTACACTGCTTCAACACACCAACCCAGAAGGCAGGTCAACATGTCAGAGAATACTTATCAACCCGCGAAAGTATGGACGTGGGATAAATCCGCAGGCGGCGGCGCATTCGCCAATATCAACCGTCCCGTTTCTGGCCCGACTCACGACAAGACGTTGCCCGTCGGCAAGCATCCGCTACAGCTCTACTCCCTGGGAACGCCAAACGGCCAGAAAGTGACCATCATGCTGGAGGAGTTGCTGGCGCAGGGCGTGACGGGCGCAGAGTATGACGCCTGGCTGATTCGCATTGGCGACGGCGATCAGTTCTCCAGCGGTTTTGTCGATGTGAACCCAAACTCAAAAATCCCGGCGCTGCGCGACCACTCGCAAAACCCGCCGCTGCGTGTCTTTGAGTCCGGCGCAATCCTGCTCTACCTGGCGGAAAAATTTGGTTATTTCCTGCCGCAGGATCTCGCTAAACGTACCGAAACCCTGAACTGGTTATTCTGGCTCCAGGGGGCGGCGCCGTTCCTCGGCGGCGGCTTTGGTCACTTCTACAACTACGCGCCGGTGAAAATAGAGTACGCGATCAACCGTTTTACGATGGAAGCCAAGCGTCTGCTGGACGTGCTGGATAAGCAGCTGGCGCGTCATCCGTATGTGGCGGGCGATGAGTACACTATTGCCGATATGGCTGTCTGGCCGTGGTTTGGCAGTGTCGTGCTCGGCAACGTGTATGACGCCGCAGAATTTCTGGATGCGGGAAGCTATAAGCACGTACAGCGCTGGGCGAAAGAGATTGCGGAACGTCCGGCGGTCAAACGCGGGCGCATTGTGAACCGCACCAACGGGCCGCTCAACGAGCAGCTTCATGAGCGTCACGACGCCAGCGACTTCGACACACAAACCGAAGATAAGCGTCAGAGCTAAACCGTGACGCCGGATGAGATTTTAACGTCGCCATCAGGCGTTATATTGCCTGATGGCGCTCCGCTTATCAGGCCCACGGGTTTGTGATAGTCGGCGTTTAATTAAACCCATGTTGCACGAGAATCAGTCCTGCCGGAGTGGAAAGCAGAAATTCGGCAAGCGGTTTTCCGCGCGCCGTCAGACAGGCAAACGCATACTCAGCGATCGGATTATACGGTTCAGGAATATCAACCACGCACAGGGTACTGATTTGCCGCAGTCTGGGGGCATAGCTGGCATAACCAATAAAAACATCCGTGTAATCGTGGTCGATTAACCATTGCGCCGCCAGCGCTCCGGCGGGAAGCGGCAAAGAATCGCGGCCGCCGACCAGCGCCACAGCACGCGAGCGGATCGCCTCGCCGACGGCTCCCATTCGCGAAAAAAGCTGTTGCGTGTAATCACCGGAAGGATCGCAGCCCGGCGTTGATGTGCCAATTCGCAGATCCTCGCGCATCAGCAGCGACCGCCAGTCGTCGCCCTCCCGCATAGCGTCAGCACGCACGGTCAGGCAGAGGCGATTCAGCGCAAAGGACGAAACCGACAGCGCCCGCCCGCTCGCCAGCAGCGCCTGCGGATGCGCCACATTAGCCGAGGCGAAAAAGTCGCACGGCTCACCGGCTTCAATCCGTTCACGCAGCAATCCCGCCGGGCCGAAATCACAGCGGATCGTCTCTGCCTGAAAACAGGCCATTAGCGGTTGCCAGACGGCACGCAGGCTGCCTGCGGCAAGGATTTTCATCAGTCAACGCCCTGATAGTCAGTGCGATAAAAACGCTGATACCAGTCATTGGCGACCTTGCGCATATCAATATCCTGGAATTTCTGCGGATAGAGTTTTTTCGCCATCCACAGCTCGCCAATGCCCATCGCTTCCGGCATCGGATAGCCCCAGGCCTTCGCGTAGTCCGGCATCAGATAGACGCGATGATTTTTCACCGCATCAATCACCTGCCACTGCGGGCTTTGCAGGATCTCATCCACCACTTTCGGATAGCGATCCTGAACAAAAATCACCTGCGGATTCCAGGCGATAACCTGTTCCATTGCGACCTGCTTAAAGCCTTTGATGGTCGATGCCGCCACGTTCAACGCCCCCGCGTGCGCCATCATCAGGCCAGTATATTTACCGGAGCCGTAGGTGGTCAGTTCCGGGTTCGCCATATAGGCGCGAACGAGTTGATCTTCCGGGATGTCTTTCAGGCGATCGCTCACCATCTTGCGCCCCTTATCCATTGCGGCAATCAGCGCTTTTGCTTCGTCAGGTTTATTGACGATATCGCCAATCAGCGTGATCCCTTCACGCAGCCCTTGATCGTAAGCCTGCTCTTCATCCGTCATTGTCGGGTTCATTTTAGCCTGTTCGCCCGACGCATCATGGCGCAGAGAAATCGCCACCACCGAAATGCCCAGGCTGCTGATTTTGTCGATCATTTCCTGCGGCGCATAGTTAGTGACAAACACCACCTGCGGATGCAGCGCGACCAGTTTTTCCGCATCAACGTGGGTTAAATCACCCAACGCGGCTTTCGTTGTCAGCTCCGGCGCCAGGCGGGCATAACCGTCGCCAAGCTGTTGTTTCCAGTTCGC comes from the Citrobacter koseri ATCC BAA-895 genome and includes:
- the yghU gene encoding glutathione-dependent disulfide-bond oxidoreductase encodes the protein MSENTYQPAKVWTWDKSAGGGAFANINRPVSGPTHDKTLPVGKHPLQLYSLGTPNGQKVTIMLEELLAQGVTGAEYDAWLIRIGDGDQFSSGFVDVNPNSKIPALRDHSQNPPLRVFESGAILLYLAEKFGYFLPQDLAKRTETLNWLFWLQGAAPFLGGGFGHFYNYAPVKIEYAINRFTMEAKRLLDVLDKQLARHPYVAGDEYTIADMAVWPWFGSVVLGNVYDAAEFLDAGSYKHVQRWAKEIAERPAVKRGRIVNRTNGPLNEQLHERHDASDFDTQTEDKRQS
- a CDS encoding molybdate ABC transporter substrate-binding protein, producing MKILAAGSLRAVWQPLMACFQAETIRCDFGPAGLLRERIEAGEPCDFFASANVAHPQALLASGRALSVSSFALNRLCLTVRADAMREGDDWRSLLMREDLRIGTSTPGCDPSGDYTQQLFSRMGAVGEAIRSRAVALVGGRDSLPLPAGALAAQWLIDHDYTDVFIGYASYAPRLRQISTLCVVDIPEPYNPIAEYAFACLTARGKPLAEFLLSTPAGLILVQHGFN
- a CDS encoding ABC transporter substrate-binding protein, with the translated sequence MFKSLRQLSLLALLFSLPFMAQAERTFTDQIGRQVTVPDTVDRVVVLQHQTLNLLVQMNATDKIVGVMANWKQQLGDGYARLAPELTTKAALGDLTHVDAEKLVALHPQVVFVTNYAPQEMIDKISSLGISVVAISLRHDASGEQAKMNPTMTDEEQAYDQGLREGITLIGDIVNKPDEAKALIAAMDKGRKMVSDRLKDIPEDQLVRAYMANPELTTYGSGKYTGLMMAHAGALNVAASTIKGFKQVAMEQVIAWNPQVIFVQDRYPKVVDEILQSPQWQVIDAVKNHRVYLMPDYAKAWGYPMPEAMGIGELWMAKKLYPQKFQDIDMRKVANDWYQRFYRTDYQGVD